In Musa acuminata AAA Group cultivar baxijiao chromosome BXJ2-8, Cavendish_Baxijiao_AAA, whole genome shotgun sequence, one genomic interval encodes:
- the LOC135618730 gene encoding glycine-rich RNA-binding protein GRP1A-like: MANSDSEYRCFVGGLAWATDDASLERAFSPFGEIIESKIINDKETGRSRGFGFVTFRDEQSMRDAIEGMNGQILDGRSITVNEAQARSGGGGFRSGGGGGYGGGRRDGGGYNRGGGGGGYGGGGGGYGGGGGGYGGGGGGYGGGGGYGRDRGYAGGDGASRFPRGGGGASDGNWRK; the protein is encoded by the exons ATGGCGAATTCCGACTCTGAGTACCGTTGCTTCGTCGGCGGCCTCGCCTGGGCCACCGACGACGCTTCCCTCGAGAGGGCCTTTAGCCCTTTCGGCGAGATCATCGAGTCCAAG ATCATCAATGACAAGGAGACGGGGAGGTCGAGGGGGTTCGGGTTTGTTACCTTCCGCGACGAGCAGTCGATGAGGGACGCCATCGAGGGGATGAACGGCCAGATCCTCGATGGGAGGAGCATCACCGTCAACGAAGCCCAGGCCCGCAGCGGCGGGGGCGGCTTCCgcagcggcggaggcggcgggtACGGTGGTGGTCGCCGTGACGGAGGAGGGTACAAccgcggaggaggcggcggcggctatGGAGGAGGCGGCGGTGGCTATGGGGGAGGCGGTGGTGGCTACGGAGGAGGCGGTGGCGGCTACGGAGGAGGCGGTGGGTACGGCCGCGACCGCGGATACGCCGGTGGTGACGGTGCGTCGCGCTTCCCAAGGGGCGGTGGTGGCGCGTCGGACGGGAACTGGAGGAAGTGA
- the LOC135618728 gene encoding protein TUNICAMYCIN INDUCED 1-like, whose translation MATRSLLLVGFLNLVMVGVSNALISSNPSTHRAISNLRDAVVKGLGIHAEGVEVSGFDVRDVRVGQSVAYEYDIEIDKKVIPIKLSEDVRRWDSVDRTIFGEDGEGGGDATGLVRMGRRPDSMVPPVLSPFQLAGPLELWIQDGDDMRLFLPHDVEAGALKKVILSDGAVVTVKGARSVSLRRPLELPLPFLLNRTHHSGHQDASGLLATAEAVRRAAGSKGQPLLSLRIVGPTSLTSSPSTSPHDKLKLRRLAPGLVELSSRSIPTIAVQKPTLWPLTSLNGSDSNLQGFEEMLASVLGPKGKEEGSFQLLRAEVSARNYIKTGFTLVENISDDEVDRSGFPEWMTRPEKAMTQFEVLARMEENGEVVPERIAVVKPVQVADSELESVATGNSTMSGASIVHPPPSYFTL comes from the exons ATGGCGACTCGCTCTCTGTTGCTCGTGGGGTTCCTCAATCTCGTCATGGTGGGAGTTTCGAACGCTCTAATTTCCTCGAATCCATCGACTCACCGAGCGATTTCG AATTTGAGGGATGCGGTCGTCAAGGGGCTCGGGATCCATGCGGAGGGCGTGGAGGTGTCGGGGTTCGACGTGCGGGACGTACGGGTGGGGCAGTCGGTCGCCTACGAGTACGACATCGAGATCGATAAGAAGGTGATCCCGATCAAGCTGTCGGAGGACGTGAGACGGTGGGATTCCGTGGATCGCACCATCTTTGGAGAGGACGGGGAGGGGGGAGGAGATGCGACAGGGTTGGTGCGTATGGGGAGGAGGCCTGATTCGATGGTTCCGCCGGTATTGTCTCCGTTTCAGCTGGCCGGGCCTTTGGAGCTCTGGATTCAAGACGGTGATGATATGAGGCTTTTCTTGCCG CACGATGTCGAAGCAGGAGCGCTGAAGAAGGTGATCTTGTCGGACGGCGCAGTGGTGACAGTGAAGGGCGCCAGGTCCGTCAGCCTCAGGCGCCCGCTCGAGCTCCCCCTCCCTTTCCTCCTCAACCGCACCCATCACAGTGGCCACCAGGACGCGTCCGGCCTGCTTGCCACCGCGGAGGCCGTGCGCCGTGCAGCCGGATCGAAGGGCCAACCCCTCCTCTCCCTCCGCATCGTCGGCCCCACCTCCCTGACCTCCTCGCCGTCGACGTCACCCCACGACAAGCTCAAGCTCAGGCGCTTAGCCCCAGGCCTCGTCGAGCTCTCCTCGCGTTCCATCCCAACCATCGCAGTGCAGAAGCCAACCCTGTGGCCTCTGACATCATTGAATGGGTCCGATTCCAACCTCCAGGGATTCGAGGAGATGCTGGCGTCGGTGTTAGGGCCAAAGGGCAAGGAGGAAGGATCATTCCAGTTGCTGAGGGCAGAGGTATCAGCTAGAAATTACATCAAGACGGGCTTCACACTTGTGGAGAACATTTCGGACGACGAGGTAGATCGGTCAGGGTTCCCAGAGTGGATGACTAGACCAGAGAAGGCCATGACCCAATTCGAGGTTCTCGCTCGGATGGAGGAGAATGGAGAGGTCGTTCCAGAGAGGATCGCGGTGGTGAAGCCAGTTCAGGTAGCGGACAGTGAGCTAGAAAGCGTTGCAACCGGAAATTCCACCATGTCCGGGGCTTCAATAGTTCACCCTCCTCCAAGCTATTTCACCTTGTGA
- the LOC135618726 gene encoding probable xyloglucan endotransglucosylase/hydrolase protein 7, producing MGRTTVLSLTFFFLALLAIVGARPATFLQDFRITWAETHIKQLQGGTAIQLMLDPSSGCGFASNKQYQYGRVSMKIKLIPADSAGTVTAFYMNSDTDTVRDELDFEFLGNRSGQPYTVQTNIYAHGKGDREQRVNLWFDPAADYHTYSILWNHYHVVFSVDDVPIRVYKNNEGRGVPYPKAQPMGVYSTLWEADDWATRGGLEKIDWSKAPFYAYYKDFDIEGCAVPGPANCASNPNNWWEGAAYRQLSPEQARKYRWVRTKYMIYDYCTDKSRYPVPPPECLFGI from the exons ATGGGTCGCACCACCGTACTGTCTCTTACCTTCTTCTTCCTCGCCCTCCTCGCCATAGTCGGCGCACGGCCGGCCACTTTCCTTCAAGATTTCCGCATCACCTGGGCAGAAACTCACATCAAGCAGCTGCAAGGAGGCACTGCAATCCAGCTGATGCTGGACCCGTCCTCAG GTTGTGGGTTTGCCTCCAACAAGCAGTACCAGTACGGCcgcgttagcatgaagattaagctcATCCCTGCCGACTCCGCCGGCACTGTCACCGCTTTCTAT ATGAACTCGGACACCGACACCGTTCGTGACGAGCTGGACTTCGAGTTCTTGGGGAACCGGAGCGGGCAGCCATACACAGTGCAGACTAATATCTACGCTCATGGGAAGGGCGACCGCGAGCAGAGAGTCAACCTTTGGTTCGATCCCGCTGCAGACTACCACACCTATTCAATCCTTTGGAACCATTACCACGTCGT TTTCTCCGTCGACGACGTGCCGATTAGGGTGTACAAGAACAATGAGGGCAGGGGGGTACCGTACCCCAAGGCGCAGCCAATGGGGGTGTACTCCACGCTCTGGGAGGCCGACGACTGGGCGACGCGAGGCGGGCTGGAGAAGATCGACTGGAGCAAGGCGCCCTTCTACGCCTACTACAAGGACTTCGACATCGAGGGCTGCGCCGTTCCCGGCCCCGCCAACTGCGCCTCCAACCCCAACAACTGGTGGGAGGGGGCGGCGTACCGGCAGCTGAGCCCCGAGCAAGCCAGGAAGTACAGGTGGGTGAGGACCAAGTACATGATCTACGACTACTGCACCGACAAGTCCCGGTACCCAGTCCCCCCGCCGGAATGCCTCTTCGGGATCTGA
- the LOC103993804 gene encoding protein DETOXIFICATION 48-like translates to MEDLPLHPLGRDLHRCPTASEVVEEMRAIGAISVPAALTGLVLYSRAMVSTLFLGYLGELELASGSLSIGFANITGYSVLSGLAMGMEPICGQAFGAKQRKLLGLTLQRAILLLLSASVPISFLWRNMRRILSWCGQDEQIASAAHVFITFAIPDLFLLSFLHPLRVYLRSQNVTFPVTCCSVVSVVLHIPLNYLLVVRLRMGIAGVALAMVLTNLNLFVCLLLFVLCSGSCKDSWVRPSMTCLRGWSALLKLAVPSCVSVCLEWWWYELMILLSGLLPNPRAAVASMGILIQTTSLVYVFPSALSFGVSARVGNVLGANHPAKARTATMVSLACALVLGLAAMAFTTSMRHQWGRLFTDDAEILKLTTLALPIAGLCELGNCPQTTGCGVLRGSARPTTGANINLGSFYLVGTPVAVLLGFFRRMGFPGLWLGLLAAQASCATLMAYALARTDWMVEAEKARELTKPSNSPPPLIPLTAATNAIAGGNKSTAAHIMNGDVKRLGASETAPLIPVRVRCCFAVESRCHGHSQLCLLRSRFREQPAHVPPLNIHSPSRRFGFSIPPYFFHLEAN, encoded by the exons ATGGAGGATCTCCctcttcatcccctcggtcgagaCCTCCACCGGTGCCCCACCGCTTCCGAG GTGGTGGAGGAAATGAGAGCCATCGGGGCGATCTCTGTCCCCGCGGCTCTCACCGGTCTCGTCCTCTACTCGCGCGCCATGGTTTCGACGCTCTTCCTCGGCTACCTGGGCGAGCTCGAGCTCGCCAGCGGCTCTCTCTCCATCGGGTTTGCTAACATCACCGGCTACTCCGTCCTCTCCGGCCTGGCCATGGGCATGGAGCCCATCTGCGGCCAGGCGTTCGGCGCCAAGCAACGCAAGCTCCTCGGCCTCACCCTGCAGCGAGCCATTCTGCTGCTCCTCTCCGCCTCCGTCCCCATCTCCTTCCTTTGGCGCAACATGAGGAGGATCCTGTCTTGGTGCGGGCAGGACGAGCAGATAGCCTCCGCCGCCCACGTCTTCATCACGTTCGCCATTCCTGACCTGTTCCTCCTCTCCTTTCTCCACCCTCTTCGCGTGTACCTGAGATCTCAGAATGTCACCTTCCCGGTCACCTGCTGCTCCGTCGTCTCCGTCGTCCTCCACATCCCGTTGAACTACCTCCTCGTGGTGCGTCTCCGGATGGGCATCGCGGGCGTGGCCTTGGCCATGGTCTTGACCAACTTGAATCTCTTCGTCTGCTTGCTGCTCTTCGTGCTGTGCTCTGGCTCGTGCAAGGACTCGTGGGTGCGCCCCAGCATGACCTGCCTCAGGGGGTGGTCGGCGCTGCTGAAGCTCGCCGTGCCCTCGTGCGTGTCCGTCTGCCTCGAGTGGTGGTGGTACGAGCTCATGATACTCCTCAGTGGCCTGCTTCCCAACCCTAGGGCTGCCGTCGCTTCCATGGGCATACTGATCCAGACCACGTCGTTGGTGTACGTGTTCCCGTCGGCGCTCAGCTTCGGGGTGTCGGCCCGCGTCGGCAACGTGTTAGGAGCCAACCATCCCGCCAAGGCCCGGACAGCCACCATGGTGTCCTTGGCGTGCGCTCTCGTGCTGGGGCTGGCGGCCATGGCCTTCACCACGTCGATGAGACATCAGTGGGGGAGGCTGTTCACCGACGACGCAGAGATCCTGAAGCTCACGACACTGGCGCTGCCGATCGCCGGGCTGTGCGAGCTAGGGAACTGCCCTCAGACCACCGGGTGCGGCGTGCTAAGGGGGAGCGCGAGGCCGACCACCGGAGCCAACATCAACCTGGGCTCCTTCTACTTGGTCGGGACGCCCGTCGCCGTGCTCCTGGGCTTCTTCCGGAGGATGGGGTTCCCGGGGCTATGGCTGGGGCTGCTGGCGGCGCAGGCATCGTGCGCCACTCTCATGGCGTATGCGCTCGCCAGAACGGATTGGATGGTGGAGGCGGAAAAAGCCAGAGAACTGACGAAACCTTCcaactctcctcctcctctcattCCTCTCACTGCTGCTACTAATGCCATCGCCGGCGGCAATAAGAGTACAGCCGCACACATCATGAATGGCGATGTGAAGAGGCTCGGTGCTTCAGAAACGGCTCCCCTCATTCCTGTGCGGG TTCGATGCTGCTTCGCAGTGGAAAGCAGATGCCACGGTCACTCTCAGCTCTGCCTTCTCCGGTCCCGCTTCAGAGAGCAGCCAGCACATGTACCACCACTGAACATTCATTCTCCCTCTCGGAGGTTTGGTTTCAGCATTCCTCCGTACTTCTTTCACCTCGAAGCCAATTAA
- the LOC135618724 gene encoding homeobox-leucine zipper protein HOX19-like, translating to MEKSREVELCDTGLSLELGIGGKSTTWSTDHRSMAQRQASLTLSLSDEGCGGEAVQEAEAYKGCVEGGQLRPSSPLSHSTVSSFSAAYPPTIKKEKEVVGGEEVEVELATFRGARDDDNDGSGRKKLRLTKEQSAMLEDRFKEHSNLNPKQKHALAKQLNLRPRQVEVWFQNRRARTKLKQTEVDRELLKRCCESLTVENRRLRKELQELKALKFTPPLYMQLPAATLTMCPSCNRVGGSADSCNSGGAEEFAAAPPTPRFFNPFIHSATC from the exons ATGGAAAAGAGCAGAGAGGTGGAATTGTGCGACACCGGCCTCAGTCTCGAATTGGGCATCGGCGGAAAGAGCACCACGTGGTCGACGGATCATCGATCCATGGCTCAGAGGCAGGCATCGCTCACGTTAAGCCTCTCCGATGAGGGATGCGGGGGCGAAGCCGTGCAGGAGGCGGAAGCTTACAAGGGGTGCGTGGAAGGTGGTCAGCTACGACCGTCATCTCCTCTCAGTCACAGCACGGTCTCGTCGTTTTCCGCTGCctaccctccgacgatcaagaaggagaaggaggTCGTGGGAGGCGAGGAAGTGGAGGTAGAGCTGGCCACCTTTCGAGGAGCACGCGACGACGATAACGATGGCAGTGGCAGGAAGAAACTTAGGCTCACAAAGGAGCAGTCGGCCATGTTGGAAGACAGGTTCAAGGAGCACAGTAACCTCAATCCT AAACAGAAGCATGCCTTGGCCAAGCAATTGAATCTTCGGCCACGGCAGGTGGAAGTATGGTTCCAGAACAGGAGAGCAAG GACTAAGCTGAAGCAGACGGAAGTCGACCGCGAGCTCCTGAAGAGGTGCTGCGAGTCGCTGACCGTCGAGAACCGGAGGCTGCGGAAGGAGCTGCAGGAGCTGAAGGCCCTCAAGTTCACGCCGCCGCTCTACATGCAGCTTCCGGCGGCCACCCTCACCATGTGCCCTTCCTGCAACAGGGTTGGAGGCTCTGCCGACAGCTGCAACAGCGGCGGTGCCGAAGAATTCGCGGCGGCACCACCAACTCCTCGCTTCTTCAATCCCTTCATCCATTCGGCAACATGTTAG
- the LOC135619448 gene encoding transcription factor bHLH18-like — protein MTVSEWGPAYQPGVGLSEDLLAREVSLAMEALASPCYSDMGVDQSFFRQWELSAFDLLGAQQLEAAFGRDLDQSPSSESYTSYPSFHPAASTERPNKIAKTSSWSSCTTSCPRILSFGNPESPICLAATVKPKEEMEALILGQGAKKVSTGAKPAAQNQEHIMAERKRREKLNQRFIALSAVVPGLKKTDKASVLGDAVEYLKRLQEKVKSLEDRVSKRNVEAAVLVKRSQLCADDDDDDGSPGDESFIEGQGGQSLPEIEARVCEKAILIKIHCENRKGVLVKALSEIETLHLRVMNTSVVPFSGSSLDITVVTQMEEGFSMTAKDLVKKLNSAFRQFMR, from the exons ATGACGGTGTCGGAGTGGGGCCCGGCCTACCAGCCAGGTGTCGGCCTCAGTGAG GATCTCCTTGCAAGGGAAGTATCTCTCGCCATGGAAGCGTTGGCGTCTCCGTGCTATTCCGACATG GGAGTGGATCAGAGTTTCTTCCGTCAGTGGGAGTTGAGTGCTTTTGATCTTCTCGGTGCGCAACAACTGGAAGCGGCTTTTGGGCGAGATTTGGATCAGTCTCCCTCATCCGAAAGCTACACCTCCTACCCTTCCTTCCATCCGGCGGCCAGCACCGAAAGGCCCAATAAGATCGCCAAGACCAGCAGCTGGAGTTCTTGCACCACCTCGTGTCCAAGAATTCTGTCATTTGGCAACCCGGAATCGCCCATCTGTCTTGCTGCGACGGTGAAGCCGAAAGAAGAGATGGAAGCCTTGATCCTCGGACAAGGGGCCAAGAAGGTAAGCACGGGGGCTAAACCCGCCGCTCAGAACCAGGAACACATCATGGCGGAGAGGAAGCGACGAGAGAAGCTCAACCAGCGATTCATAGCGCTGTCTGCAGTAGTTCCTGGCTTGAAGAAG ACGGACAAGGCTTCCGTTCTTGGCGACGCCGTCGAGTACCTGAAGCGGCTCCAGGAGAAGGTCAAGTCCCTGGAAGATCGAGTATCGAAGAGGAACGTGGAGGCGGCAGTCCTCGTGAAGAGGTCGCAGCTAtgtgctgatgatgatgatgatgatggctccCCCGGCGATGAGAGCTTCATCGAAGGCCAAGGAGGCCAGTCCCTTCCGGAGATCGAGGCCAGGGTGTGCGAGAAGGCTATCCTGATCAAGATCCACTGCGAGAACCGGAAAGGAGTGCTggtgaaagctctctccgagatcGAGACGCTCCACCTTCGCGTGATGAACACCAGCGTCGTGCCCTTCTCTGGTTCTTCTCTCGACATCACCGTGGTGACCCAG ATGGAAGAGGGATTCTCCATGACAGCCAAAGACCTGGTGAAGAAGCTGAACTCGGCTTTCAGACAATTCATGCGATGA
- the LOC103993810 gene encoding uncharacterized protein LOC103993810, producing MSTEAVNPKAYPLADAQLTITILDLIQQAANYKQLKKGANEATKTLNRGISEFVVMAADTEPLEILLHLPLLAEDKNVPYVFVPSKQALGRACGVTRPVIACSVTSNEGSQLKSQIQQLKDAIEKLLI from the exons ATG AGCACCGAGGCTGTGAATCCGAAGGCGTACCCTTTGGCCGACGCTCAGCTGACAATAACCATCCTGGATCTGATCCAACAGGCAGCCAACTATAAACAACTCAAGAAGGGTGCTAACGAAG CAACCAAAACCCTGAACAGAGGTATATCCGAGTTTGTGGTGATGGCAGCTGATACGGAGCCGCTCGAAATCCTTCTCCATCTCCCCTTGCTTGCCGAGGACAAG AATGTGCCTTATGTTTTTGTTCCTTCCAAACAAGCTCTTGGTCGAGCTTGCGGAGTTACGAGGCCTGTGATAGCTTGTTCTGTTACCAGCAACGAAGGTAGCCAGTTGAAATCTCAGATTCAGCAACTCAAG GATGCTATAGAGAAGCTGCTGATCTAG